Within the Pseudomonas sp. SL4(2022) genome, the region AAACCATCTACGGCCACGGTGCCGAGGACAACGCCTTCAAGGCCGAGAAGATCAGCGGCGCTTGGGCCTATGACCGCGCCGGCAAGATGATCCCGGTCACCGTTCAGCGTCTTGAGGATCACGCCCGCCTGCAACCGCTGAAAACCCCGGCGGTGCTCGGCGTAGCCCTGGATAACGGCGCCTGGTCACTGACCCCGGACAAGCAGTGGATCAATCAGGGCCGCAGCAAAGTGCCGAACTCGACCGAGTCGCTGCACACGTTCAAGTACAGCCTGGCGATTTACCAGGAAGGCGCCACGTTGCCGAAGCTGGATCAATTGAAGATGGTTATCCTGCCGGAAGTCGACCCACTCAAGGTCGGCCCCGGCAAGCCGCTGGCGGTGCGGGTGCTGGTGGATGGCCAGCCGGCTGAGGGGGTCGAACTGGTCGGTGACTACCGTGGCGCGCC harbors:
- a CDS encoding DUF4198 domain-containing protein codes for the protein MRTAKPALLTVLFAALLAGQAQAHGLWTEQRRGHIETIYGHGAEDNAFKAEKISGAWAYDRAGKMIPVTVQRLEDHARLQPLKTPAVLGVALDNGAWSLTPDKQWINQGRSKVPNSTESLHTFKYSLAIYQEGATLPKLDQLKMVILPEVDPLKVGPGKPLAVRVLVDGQPAEGVELVGDYRGAPHQVSATTDADGRAQVLVRNEGLNIISASIDLPVKGDKDIETRGLFTSLTFLGQAHHE